CGCGGCTCGAGGCGATCGCAAAGCTGCTCGACGTCGCCTTCATCCTGCCCGGCACCAATATCCGCTACGGCATCGACGGGCTGATCGGCCTGATCCCCGTCATCGGCGACATCATCACCACCGCGATCTCGCTGTGGCTGGTGCGCGAGGCGAAGGCGCTCGGTGCGCCCTGGTACATCACCGCGCGCATGCTCGGCAATGTCGCGGTCGATGGCGTGGTCGGCATCGTGCCGTTCGTGGGCGACGCCTTCGACGTCATGTTCCGCGCCAACATGCGCAACGTGCGCCTCTTGCGCCGCTGGCTCGACAAGCAGCCGCGGATTTAGCCCCGGTGAATTCTGCGCAAGCAGAGCGTCAGGCTCGGCGCACCTCTCCCGCGTGCAAGCGGGAGAGGGAGAACCAAAAAGCAAAAAGCGCGACGGCCTGTCGACCATCGCGCTTGCTGCGCACATCGGAGTTTTCGAAAAACTTACGCCGCGTCGGCGTCGGTCTCGGCGGCCGGCGCCGGCTTCGGGCGGCGCGGCAGCGGGAAGGCTTCGCTCTCGTAGAGCGAGCGGATGCCGTTCTGGTCGAAACGCGCTTCCTCGACCTGGAGATACGCGCCGTTCAGCGAATCCGTCGGCAACTGCTCCATCGCGAACTGCACGGCCTCAGCCGCAGTGCCGAACCGGCGATAGGTGAAGCCTGCACGCTTCTTCTTGCGGATCGCGGCGGGGAAGAGC
The genomic region above belongs to Bradyrhizobium sp. CCBAU 53338 and contains:
- a CDS encoding DUF4112 domain-containing protein, with the translated sequence MTMPDDDILAPRKSRSGTHSRADFSGREARGPIIDQDGHEIRPETLEQGFREFRFEFGNGNPFANLTREQRIARLEAIAKLLDVAFILPGTNIRYGIDGLIGLIPVIGDIITTAISLWLVREAKALGAPWYITARMLGNVAVDGVVGIVPFVGDAFDVMFRANMRNVRLLRRWLDKQPRI